The genomic stretch AATGCCATTTTTATTAACTACTACCCAATGTGGTGTTCCGCCCGCACCATATTCCAAAAATGTGGTATTAAACTTAAAATCTTTATAAAATGGAAAGCGGATAAACAAATCCTCTTTATGTTTTTGAAATTGTGCTGCAGTAAAATCAACCCCCTCAAAATTGCTGTGAATGCCCAATACATTCAGCTTTTCTCCATTTTCGTACACATTACGATTGGCAAAGGGAATGGCTCTGCCCACACATCCGGGACAACCGAAACTAAATATCAAAATCAACAAAGGTTTTCCAATAAAGTCTGCTTTATCGGGAACGGCATCTCCAAAAATGCTTTCCAGAGTCCAATCGGGAAGTGGTTTTCCAATACTGATTTGATTTAGGTCTGAATTATTTTCCATCACTATCCGTTTATTGGGTATAATAAGGTGTGTTGCCCTGTACCGCAAATATTCTTGCCCAAATATCCATTAAAAGCGTACACATAATAATGGTTTCAATTTCGGCTTCGTTAAAATATTTATTTACTTCGGCAGTTGCGGCTGGCAGTTTTTCATAATCCACATACGAAATGGCGGAAGCATAATTCAGCGCTGCTTTTTCTTTGGCAGAAAAAAGATCACTTTGGTTATAAGCCATAATATTGTCAACTTTATGAGTATCCATTCCCGTATTTCTTGCATCGTTAGTGTGAAAAATGGTGCAATAACTGCATTTGTAGCGAATTGAAGCCCAAAGACGAACCTGCTCGGCAATTTGACGGTCGAGCGGCAAATCGGCATAACTGAACGAACCGTATTTTTTGGCAATTTGTGTAGGCAGATCCAAATAAT from Chryseobacterium indoltheticum encodes the following:
- a CDS encoding TlpA family protein disulfide reductase produces the protein MENNSDLNQISIGKPLPDWTLESIFGDAVPDKADFIGKPLLILIFSFGCPGCVGRAIPFANRNVYENGEKLNVLGIHSNFEGVDFTAAQFQKHKEDLFIRFPFYKDFKFNTTFLEYGAGGTPHWVVVNKNGIVEYSIFGSDPNNALLRLGYLIDELTEEDPSEKKQ
- a CDS encoding carboxymuconolactone decarboxylase family protein, whose protein sequence is MLFTLIFMALSITTKAQNDMSEKNKTEKKNIVNQSFGKIDFKKKLYAENVTNYLDLPTQIAKKYGSFSYADLPLDRQIAEQVRLWASIRYKCSYCTIFHTNDARNTGMDTHKVDNIMAYNQSDLFSAKEKAALNYASAISYVDYEKLPAATAEVNKYFNEAEIETIIMCTLLMDIWARIFAVQGNTPYYTQ